In Melospiza melodia melodia isolate bMelMel2 unplaced genomic scaffold, bMelMel2.pri scaffold_47, whole genome shotgun sequence, one genomic interval encodes:
- the LOC134434761 gene encoding olfactory receptor 14A16-like, which translates to LGNGLIISAVACDHHLHTPMFFFLLNLALSDLGCICTTVPKAMHNSLWDTRDISYTGCAAQVFLIFFFLATEICLLTIMCYDRYVSICKPLHYGTLLGSRACAHMAAAAWASGFLNALVHTANTFSLPLCNGNALGQFFCEIPQILKLSCSKSYLREFGLLSVSVCLSFGCFVFVVFSYVQIFRAVLRIPSEQGRHKAFSTCLPHLAVVSLFYSTGTFAYLKPPSMSSPSLDLALSVLYSVLPPALNPLIYSLRNRELKVYKQVLYKK; encoded by the exons ctgggcaacggcctcatcatcagcgctgtagcctgtgaccaccacctgcacacgcccatgttcttcttcctgctcaacctggccctcagcgacctgggctgcatctgcaccactgtccccaaagccatgcacaattccctctgggacaccagggacatctcctacactggatgtgctgcccaagtctttctgatttttttttttcttgcaacagagatttgcctcctaaccatcatgtgctacgaccgctatgtgtccatctgcaaacccctgcactacgggaccctcctgggcagcagagcttgtgcccacatggcagcagctgcctgggccagtggctttctcaatgctctggtgcacacagccaatacattttccctgcccctgtgcaatggcaatgccctgggccagttcttctgtgaaatcccacagatcctcaaactctcctgctccaaatcctaccttagggaatttgggctgctttctgtcagtgtctgtttatcatttggttgttttgtgttcgttgttttctcctatgtgcagatcttcagagctgttctgaggatcccctctgagcagggacggcacaaagccttttccacctgcctccctcacctggccgtggtctctcttttctatagcactggcacatttgcctacctgaagcccccctccatgtcctccccatccctggatctggccctgtcagttctgtactcagtgctgcctccagccctgaaccccctcatctacagcctgaggaaccgggagctcaag gtttACAAGCAAGTATTGTATAAGAAATAA